The sequence below is a genomic window from Draconibacterium halophilum.
AGTAAAGCTTTGGTGGCCATCACTCCTTGGCGTTCTGAGATTTCGCTTCCCTCATATTCAATACCTACAAAACCTTTGTAACCTGCATCGTCAACTATTTCCATCAGGCGGTAATAATCCATGTTGGCTTCATCGCCGTTAGCATCAAAAACATTGGTTTTGGCACTCACCCCTTTTGCGTATGGCATTAAAAGCTCCACTCCTTTATAGCGGTCGTACTCTTCACCGGTTTCGCGGTTAATGATAAAGTTGCCAAAATCGGGTAAAGTACCAACGCGTTTGTGATCAACCATTTTCATTACGCCGGTAAGCCATTCAGCATTGCTCGATAATCCTCCGTGGTTTTCAACAATAATATTTATTTTTTTGTTGTCGCCGTATTCGCAGAGCATGTGCAATCCGTCGGCCGCCAGTTTTTGTTGTTCCTTGTATTCGCCGCGGCTACCCGCATTTACGCGAATGGAATGACAACCCAAAAATGCCGCAGCGTCAATCCATTTTTTATGATTCTCAACTGTTTTTACGCGCTCTTCTTTTTCAGGATGGCCAACCATACCTTCTCCGTCGCACATAATAAGCACGTTTGTTACACCTTCGTTTTTGGTAATTTTCTTTAATTCAGCCAGGTATTTTTCATCCTTAGCTTTGTCTTTAAAAAACTGGTTTACATACTCAACTCCGTCAATTCCTAATTCACGGGTCACCTTTGGGAAATCGAGGTTTGTCATTTCTCCTCCAAACAAAGCCTTGTTAAACGACCACTCTGCTAATGAAATTTGGTAACGCGATTTTGCTGCATTGATAGCAAAAGCAGGTGAAACAAGCATGGTTCCTGCTGTAGCGGCAGCTGTAGTTCTTAAAAAATTTCTACGATTTGTTTTCATCATTTTAAAATTTAGTTGATATGAAGTACGTTTTAAACTCTAAATAAGATTCGTTTTGTAAACAGGTAATAACAAAGTAACCATTCCAGTGAGAGAACACTTAAAGCGGTTATGAGGTTTATTAAAAATTCAGGCGTTTTAAACCAGGCGAAAAAGCCTGTTGTAAAAATTGATACAAATTCGTTTAACCATTGTGCGCCAACGGTATTCGAAAAAAGGTAGATAAAGATGGAGTTGGTGCCAACAACCACAAAAGGAAAAATCCATTGGTTAATTTTTTTTATATCAATCAGCCAGTAGCTAAAAGCCAAAGCCAGTAGCGCCCAGCCACCCGATGCCAATACAAACGACGAGGTAGCTATGCGTTTAATGATGGGTGTTACCGAAGTCCAGTCGAGGATATAACCGGCAAATAATATCGTTAATCCTGCAACAGATAACAGTTGAACCTTTTTTGGCGCTATTTTAGTCGATTGTAATAATTGCCCGGCCACAACGCCCCAAATGGTATGGGCTGCTGTAGGAAGGCAGTTTATAGCTACCCAGCCCCCGCCATTGTTTATTTTCCCCATTAATAGCATGTCAACCCAGCTCCCAAAATTATGGTCTTTTACAAAGGGTTGATTGTAGCCTTCAAGAGGAAAAGTGCGGTAAAGTATTTCTGATAACAGCAGTATTGCAAGTGAAACAACGATTTGTGTCGACCATTTATACCGCATTAAAAAGTAAGCTATTAAAATGGTAACTGAGAGTTGTGATAAAACGTTCCAAAGTTCCCAAACCAATTTTCTGTTGTAAACACAATGCAGTGCAACACCAAATGCCAAAAGAATAATACAACGCTTTATAATATGCCGTGTAATTGTTGCCTCTGAGTCGCCCCGTTTTTTCCTTTTTGCATACGAAAAAGGCATTGCCACACCAACAATAAACATAAAAAAGGGTTGAATAAGGTCCCAAAATCTTAAGCCATTCCAGGGGTGATGATGAAATTGCCGGAAGAAACTTTCAACAATGGTTCCTTCAATGGGAGGCTGAACCAATACCGACCACAGATGCGTACTCTCGGCTACCAAAAGAAACATGGTAATTCCACGAAAGAAATCGAGAGATAATAGACGGTCTTCAGAAAAGAGTTTACTTGACTTTAAGTTCATCCAGGTATTAGTTAGTTAAAACAAATGTAGCAATATTTCCGGTTTGCCCGGAAAATGAAAATGTATTCTACAGGTTAATAGGA
It includes:
- a CDS encoding sugar phosphate isomerase/epimerase family protein, translating into MKTNRRNFLRTTAAATAGTMLVSPAFAINAAKSRYQISLAEWSFNKALFGGEMTNLDFPKVTRELGIDGVEYVNQFFKDKAKDEKYLAELKKITKNEGVTNVLIMCDGEGMVGHPEKEERVKTVENHKKWIDAAAFLGCHSIRVNAGSRGEYKEQQKLAADGLHMLCEYGDNKKINIIVENHGGLSSNAEWLTGVMKMVDHKRVGTLPDFGNFIINRETGEEYDRYKGVELLMPYAKGVSAKTNVFDANGDEANMDYYRLMEIVDDAGYKGFVGIEYEGSEISERQGVMATKALLEKVFKTL
- a CDS encoding acyltransferase family protein codes for the protein MNLKSSKLFSEDRLLSLDFFRGITMFLLVAESTHLWSVLVQPPIEGTIVESFFRQFHHHPWNGLRFWDLIQPFFMFIVGVAMPFSYAKRKKRGDSEATITRHIIKRCIILLAFGVALHCVYNRKLVWELWNVLSQLSVTILIAYFLMRYKWSTQIVVSLAILLLSEILYRTFPLEGYNQPFVKDHNFGSWVDMLLMGKINNGGGWVAINCLPTAAHTIWGVVAGQLLQSTKIAPKKVQLLSVAGLTILFAGYILDWTSVTPIIKRIATSSFVLASGGWALLALAFSYWLIDIKKINQWIFPFVVVGTNSIFIYLFSNTVGAQWLNEFVSIFTTGFFAWFKTPEFLINLITALSVLSLEWLLCYYLFTKRILFRV